The Camarhynchus parvulus unplaced genomic scaffold, STF_HiC, whole genome shotgun sequence genome has a window encoding:
- the POLR2G gene encoding DNA-directed RNA polymerase II subunit RPB7 produces the protein MFYHISLEHEILLHPRYFGPNLLNTVKQKLFTEVEGTCTGKYGFVIAVTTIDNIGAGVIQPGRGFVLYPARYKAIVFRPFKGEVVDAVVTQVNKSIPSEMEFDPNSNPPCYKTVDEDIVIQQDDEIRLKIVGTRVDKNDIFAIGSLMDDYLGLVS, from the exons ATGTTTTACCAC aTCTCCCTGGAGCACGAGATCCTCCTGCACCCCCGGTACTTCGGGCCCAACCTGCTCAACACCGTCAAACAGAAACTCTTCACCGAGGTGGAGGGAACCTGCACCGGGAA GTACGGGTTTGTCATTGCCGTCACCACCATCGACAACATCGGCGCCGGGGTGATCCAGCCGGGCCGCGGCTTCGTCCTGTACCCCGCGCGCTACAAGGCCATCGTGTTCCGGCCCTTCAAGGGCGAGGTCGTGGACGCCGTGGTCACGCAGGTCAACAAG tccatcccctCCGAGATGGAATTCGACCCCAACTCCAACCCCCCCTGCTACAAAACCGTGGACGAG GACATCGTGATCCAGCAGGACGACGAGATCCGGCTGAAGATCGTGGGGACGCGCGTGGACAAGAACGACATC TTTGCCATCGGCTCCTTGATGGACGATTACCTGG
- the INTS5 gene encoding LOW QUALITY PROTEIN: integrator complex subunit 5 (The sequence of the model RefSeq protein was modified relative to this genomic sequence to represent the inferred CDS: inserted 10 bases in 8 codons; deleted 3 bases in 2 codons): LLRAACRRATPPCSTCAASSTSRCASTCCSASPAPGPAPKATPGSEVLQEARRALAELVAANPRAWRPXVAAWASELMGQLSSKYXQRARRAAPASLNELLQLWMACXATRALLDIYSQCLAAMVGSCPDASRGRAADTSVQHSPHFDWVVAHVGSSFPGTIISRVLSCGLKDFCAARRRAPGRRARRAYKRVPKIASVVGILGHLASRHAGSIKQELLRMFHESLGSPREHHKATVPFLLQLALMSPALLAAVSPELVDSLKPPVLNQLHQHFSAVPRDELEGVVGVVVHLLCHTSAGALRTLRFLLATAAPXSVITARARALHEGVREACERLLQLLLLHLQKLVHSPAASPAEVPGRGGPFLEALRLRRGSCARDTLRLERRRCLWQHQLPALLAVRTALARRPPALFHLLALARTPGAGAGAPAAHAGLRAVLPDPLPPARDAAVAQIHAGRLPEPQLAPSLRNLSLLLQRGDAAARAGDAGPGARRWRGTCRTWRAAAAPARVGRRRRARLLAACPLPRAPPTRTCCRPSRRAARLAAGLRARGAARAGARLVEGARARAATAQAAGEREPARAPRAAPPSAAPPLLDANRRFPARPRHGGRRLTFLSLLLRCCRGSGPGEAAKAVAAALVEAVCPXAAGAEPAWPPEXGARATVEXDLRILRRFRQHPLLFPLCARRRRPRPXLCYCSVLLRGLLAALVAHWDACREPSTGASPWHLRASCALVALLAEGSLLPPVLGNMHELFPELAPFEVHLLLLSVWGYLRENSPLPQKFTFQPELGVFRRDFGRDGDVSKHLAVLHAVLHRNIHRLGLLAARFYP; this comes from the exons CTGCTGCGCGCTGCCTGCCGCCGCGCCACGCCGCCCTGCAGCACCTGCGCGGCCTCTTCGACGAGCAGGTgtgccagcacctgctgcagcgCGAGCCCcgcccccgggcccgcccccAAGGCCACGCCCGGCTccgaggtgctgcaggaggcgCGCAGGGCCCTGGCCGAGCTGGTGGCCGCCAACCCGCGGGCGTGGCGCC GCGTGGCCGCGTGGGCCAGCGAGCTGATGgggcagctgagcagcaagT GCCAACGGGCCCGGCGTGCCGCCCCGGCCAGCCTGAAcgagctgctgcagctgtggatgGCGT CCGCCACGCGGGCCCTGCTGGACATCTACAGCCAGTGCCTGGCCGCCATGGTGGGCAGCTGCCCCGACGCCTCGCGTGGACGCGCTGCTGACACGTCGGTGCAGCACTCGCCGCACTTCGACTGGGTGGTGGCGCACGTGGGCTCCTCCTTCCCCGGCACCATCATCAGCCGCGTGCTCTCGTGCGGCCTCAAGGATTTCTGCGCCGCACGGCGGCGGGcgccggggcggcgggcgcggcgggcgtACAAGCGCGTGCCCAAGATCGCCTCGGTGGTCGGCATCCTGGGCCACCTGGCCTCGCGGCACGCCGGCAGCAtcaagcaggagctgctgcgcATGTTCCACGAGAGCCTGGGCTCGCCCCGCGAGCACCACAAGGCCACGgtgcccttcctgctgcagctggcgCTGATGTCGCCCGCGCTGCTGGCCGCCGTGTCCCCCGAGCTCGTGGATTCCCTCAAGCCGCCGGTGCTCAACCAGCTGCACCAGCACTTCTCGGCCGTGCCCCGGGACGAGCTGGAGGGCGTGGTGGGCGTGGTGGTTCACCTGCTGTGCCACACCTCGGCGGGGGCGCTGCGCACGCTGCGCTTCCTGCTGGCCACGGCCGCGCC GTCGGTGATCACGGCGCGGGCCCGGGCGCTGCACGAGGGCGTGCGCGAGGCCTGCGAGcgcctgctgcagctgctgctgctgcacctgcagAAGCTGGTGCACTCCCCGGCC GCCAGCCCGGCCGAAGTGCCCGGGCGCGGCGGGCCGTTCCTGGAGGCGCTGCGGCTACGTCGcgggagctgtgccagggacacgCTGCGCCTGGAGCGGCGCCGCTGCCtgtggcagcaccagctgccgGCGCTGCTGGCCGTGCGCACGGCCCTCGCACGGCGCCCGCCGGCGCTCTTCCACCTGCTGGCCCTGGCGCGCACGCCCGGAGCTGGCGCTGGCGCGCCCGCAGCGCacgcggggctgcgggcggtGCTGCCCGACCCGCTGCCGCCCGCG CGTGACGCGGCCGTGGCTCAGATCCACGCCGGCCGCCTGCCCGAGCCGCAGCTGGCGCCTTCGCTGCGCAACCTCTCGCTGCTGCTGCAGCGCGGCGACGCAGCGGCGAGGGCCGGGGACGCCGGCCCTGGCGCTCGCCGCTGGCGCGGCACCTGCCGGACCTGGCGCGCTGCTGCTGCACCCGCGCGAGTGGGCCGGAGGCGGCGTGCCCGGCTGCTGGCCGCGTGCCCGCTGCCCCGGGCGCCGCCCACGCGCACCTGCTGCCGCCCGTCGCGCCGTGCCGCGCGTCTTGCCGCGGGGCTGCGCGCGCGGGGGGCGGCCCGCGCTGGCGCCCGG CTGGTGGAGGGCGCGCGCGCGCGGGCGGCAACGGCGCAGGCCGCGGGGGAGCGCGAGCCCGCCCGGGCCCCGAGGGCCGCGCCGCCCAGCGCCGCCCCGCCGCTGCTGGACGCCAACCGGCGCTTCCCCGCCCGGCCTCGCCACGGCGGGCGGCGTCTG ACCTTCTTGAGCCTGCTGCTGCGCTGCTGCCGCGGCTCCGGCCCCGGCGAGGCCGCCAaggcggtggcggcggcgctggTGGAGGCCGTGTGCC AGGCCGCGGGCGCCGAGCCGGCCTGGCCGCCGG CTGGCGCGCGGGCCACGGTGG CGGACCTGCGCATCCTGCGGCGCTTCCGGCAGCACCCGCTGCTGTTCCCGCTGTGCGCgcgccggcggcggccgcgccc CCTCTGCTACTGCTCCGTGCTGCTGCGCGGGCTGCTGGCCGCGCTCGTGGCGCACTGGGACgcctgcagggagcccagcacGGGCGCCTCGCCCTGGCACCTGCGCGCCTCCTGCGCGCTCGTGGCGCTGCTGGCCGAGGGCTCGCTGCTGCCGCCCGTGCTGGGCAACATGCACGAGCTGTTCCCCGAGCTGGCGCCCTTCGAGgtgcacctgctgctgctcagcgTCTGGGGCTACCTGCGCGAGAACAGCCCCCTGCCCCAGAAATTCACCTTCCAGCCCGAGCTCGGCGTCTTCCGCCGCGACTTCGGCCGCGACGGCGACGTCAGCAAGCACCTGGCGGTGCTGCACGCCGTGCTGCACAGGAACATCCACcgcctggggctgctggccgCCCGCTTCTACCCCTGA